The following are encoded in a window of Bacteroidota bacterium genomic DNA:
- a CDS encoding MBL fold metallo-hydrolase, translating into MKTWITKSGYKITRIVSGRSNAFLLTDGEKNILIDTSVSRMWSRLRKRIEQSGVNRIDYLILTHAHFDHAGSAANIREVYKAKVIVHEAEAQHLSAGKHNLPVGTTVISKFLVNVIGKRFLSGFKSEPCLPDIPVDATFDLSNIGFNAYLMHTPGHTAGSVSLIVDDEIAIVGDTLFGVFGWTVFPPFAEDEKLMITSWGKLLETKCSEFLPAHGSANSRSLVQKDYNKRKQ; encoded by the coding sequence ATGAAAACATGGATTACTAAAAGCGGATATAAAATAACCCGGATAGTGTCGGGGAGAAGCAATGCTTTTTTGCTGACTGACGGGGAGAAAAATATTCTGATTGATACCTCCGTTTCGCGGATGTGGAGCCGGTTGCGGAAGAGGATAGAACAATCAGGTGTAAACCGTATCGATTATCTGATACTGACTCATGCTCACTTTGATCATGCCGGCAGTGCGGCTAACATCCGGGAAGTATACAAAGCAAAGGTAATCGTCCATGAAGCTGAGGCGCAACATTTATCTGCCGGAAAACATAATTTGCCGGTTGGCACTACAGTCATTTCAAAGTTCCTTGTTAATGTTATCGGAAAGCGGTTTTTATCCGGATTTAAATCTGAGCCCTGCCTGCCCGATATTCCGGTTGATGCAACATTTGATCTGAGTAATATCGGATTTAACGCGTATCTGATGCATACACCGGGTCACACAGCCGGTTCAGTGAGTCTGATTGTTGATGACGAGATAGCGATTGTTGGAGATACCCTGTTTGGAGTATTCGGATGGACGGTATTTCCACCTTTTGCCGAAGATGAAAAATTAATGATTACAAGCTGGGGAAAGCTGTTAGAGACAAAATGTTCGGAATTCCTGCCCGCACATGGCAGTGCAAACAGCCGGTCATTGGTGCAGAAAGATTATAATAAAAGGAAACAGTAA
- a CDS encoding YdeI/OmpD-associated family protein, with the protein MAATFFETQLKFRDWLEVHHDRETELTVGFYKVGSGKPSLTWSQSVDQALCFGWIDGVRKSIDSESYCIRFTPRRKTSIWSAVNIKKVEELTKAGLMKPEGLKAFGFRTESKSEIYSFERENALLEKEYEKQFKKDKPAWEFFLKQPPSYRKTMTHWIMSAKQEKTRQQRLMKVMATSAQQQRVLFQKL; encoded by the coding sequence ATGGCAGCAACCTTTTTTGAAACGCAGCTGAAATTCAGAGACTGGCTGGAAGTGCATCACGACAGGGAAACTGAACTAACTGTCGGGTTTTACAAAGTAGGCAGCGGTAAACCTTCGCTTACATGGTCGCAGTCGGTTGACCAGGCGCTCTGTTTCGGCTGGATAGACGGAGTACGCAAATCGATAGACAGTGAAAGCTATTGCATCCGTTTTACGCCAAGAAGAAAAACAAGTATCTGGAGTGCCGTCAACATTAAAAAAGTTGAAGAACTCACCAAAGCCGGGCTTATGAAACCGGAGGGACTGAAGGCGTTTGGTTTCCGCACCGAAAGTAAATCCGAAATATATTCTTTTGAAAGAGAGAACGCCCTTCTGGAAAAAGAGTATGAAAAACAATTTAAAAAGGACAAACCCGCCTGGGAATTTTTTCTGAAACAACCTCCTTCCTATAGAAAAACAATGACGCACTGGATTATGAGCGCCAAACAGGAAAAGACGCGACAGCAGCGCTTAATGAAAGTAATGGCCACGAGCGCACAGCAGCAGCGGGTGTTATTTCAAAAATTGTAA
- a CDS encoding DUF2148 domain-containing protein: MLFTEEDILDKAVMDVAEKMLLAARTAPKGRGRNSLVFAIADRKQIDIIANKMEIIARRNGTEFFNRDAKNLRLCPALFIAGTRIEPLGLKFCGNCGLENCDNKKLHPTVPCAFNNIDLGIAIGSAASVAANHRVDNRVMFSAGKAILELGLLGDDVKIIFGIPLAAISKSPFFDR; the protein is encoded by the coding sequence ATGTTGTTTACTGAAGAAGATATTCTTGACAAAGCCGTGATGGACGTGGCAGAGAAGATGCTGCTGGCTGCCCGCACCGCTCCGAAAGGACGTGGAAGAAACTCACTGGTATTTGCCATTGCCGACCGCAAGCAGATTGACATCATCGCCAATAAAATGGAAATCATTGCCCGTCGCAACGGAACGGAATTCTTCAACCGTGACGCGAAAAATCTCCGCCTCTGCCCTGCCCTCTTTATTGCCGGAACACGCATTGAACCGCTCGGTTTGAAGTTCTGCGGCAACTGCGGACTTGAGAATTGCGACAACAAAAAATTACATCCGACCGTTCCCTGCGCCTTCAACAATATTGATCTGGGCATTGCCATTGGCTCAGCCGCAAGTGTTGCGGCAAACCACCGCGTCGATAACCGTGTGATGTTCTCTGCAGGAAAAGCAATTCTTGAGCTGGGATTGCTGGGCGACGATGTGAAAATAATCTTCGGGATACCGCTGGCTGCGATATCCAAAAGTCCTTTCTTCGACCGCTAG
- a CDS encoding T9SS type A sorting domain-containing protein codes for MKKMPVIIIMLLLTVLYANGQPYASLFGNVKTSWNVAYFLNSETTITDSLVACNDTMMNGYTYKYIRDYGYMNLDGFLREDTATGRAWFLDKSAQPREYLIMDLSLNVGDTFIIPHCYYPADSVCIVDSVVYAGGKKIVYLSSSAVLYNDGVLAFIEGIGPNTGINFQQFQASAYHPPASLLLCAYKDGVQSYANTNPIFSSYCFVDWIGISENRKEASDLRIYPNPSDYKIVAEFSGAMPYSIEIFNSVGRRITFVKDIRLSPFEINLSDYSQGMYLLKTTDGKGKSEGVKILHL; via the coding sequence ATGAAAAAGATGCCGGTGATTATTATTATGCTGCTGCTTACGGTGCTGTATGCAAACGGGCAGCCGTACGCGTCTCTGTTCGGGAATGTGAAAACGAGCTGGAATGTTGCCTATTTTCTTAATTCGGAAACGACGATCACCGATTCTCTGGTTGCCTGTAACGACACCATGATGAACGGCTATACGTATAAATACATCAGAGATTACGGCTACATGAACCTCGACGGGTTTCTGCGCGAAGATACTGCCACGGGCAGGGCGTGGTTCCTCGATAAATCCGCGCAGCCCCGGGAGTATTTAATCATGGATCTGAGCCTGAATGTTGGCGACACCTTCATCATTCCGCATTGTTATTATCCGGCCGATTCGGTCTGCATTGTCGATTCGGTAGTGTATGCGGGCGGGAAGAAAATTGTGTATTTAAGTTCATCGGCCGTACTTTATAATGACGGCGTTTTGGCTTTTATCGAGGGCATCGGTCCCAATACAGGTATCAACTTTCAGCAATTTCAGGCATCTGCTTATCATCCACCTGCGAGCCTGCTGTTATGTGCGTACAAAGACGGTGTTCAGTCTTATGCCAACACAAATCCCATATTCAGTTCATACTGTTTTGTTGATTGGATTGGAATCAGTGAGAACAGAAAGGAGGCTTCCGACCTGAGAATTTACCCCAATCCGTCCGATTACAAAATAGTTGCAGAATTTAGCGGAGCCATGCCATATAGCATTGAGATATTCAACTCGGTAGGTCGGAGGATTACGTTCGTTAAGGATATTCGCCTTTCCCCGTTTGAGATAAACCTGTCGGATTACTCTCAAGGGATGTATCTGCTAAAAACCACCGACGGCAAAGGGAAATCTGAGGGGGTGAAGATTCTGCATTTATAA